In the genome of Candidatus Saccharimonadales bacterium, the window ATAGCCGGCACCAAATACCGCGGCGAGTTCGAGGAGAGGTTGCGACACATCATCGACGAGATTGTAGAGGATGACCGTGTCATAGTCTTTATAGATGAGCTACACCTACTTGTCGGTGCCGGTGCAGCTGAGGGTGCGATTGACGCAGCCAACATCTTTAAACCAGCCCTTGCACGCGGCAAACTCCAGCTCATCGGGGCAACAACTCTCGACGAATATAAGAAGCATATTGAGAAGGACACGGCTTTCGAGCGTCGTCTCCAGCCTATTCAGGTCCCTGAACCGACCATCGAAGAAACTATCGAGATACTCAAAGGCCTTAAGAAGCAGTACGAGATACACCATCACGTCCAGATCAATGACGAGGTGATTAAGACTGCTGCTGAGATGGCTAGTCGTTATATTAGCGATCGATTTATGCCTGACAAGGCTATCGATCTAATCGACGAGGCGGCCTCCAGGGTCAGGATCGAACGTGGACGAAGTTCACCGGAGATCAGCAAGCTGAAGCGTGAACTGACCCACTTGAATGATCTCATGGAAGAGGCCGCTAGTGACGAAAACTACGAGCGAGCCGCACGTTACAAGATGCGCATCAGCCAGATCAAGACACGTCTCACTGAAAAGCGAGCTAGACGGAGTCAGCCCCTCAACATATCTGACGATGACATCGCCAAAACCGTAGCTATCATGACTGGCGTACCTGTTAAGAGGGTCATCCGCTCAGAAGCCCGCGAACTGCTACACCTTGAGGATCGTCTCTCTAAGTCGCTCATTGGCCAGAAGACGGCCGTCTCCTCAGTCGCAAGAGCCATCCGACGGACACGTTCGGGCATTACCCAGAAGAACCGACCGATCGGCTCATTCATCTTCCTCGGCCCGACAGGAGTTGGAAAGACTGAGCTAGCGCGTGTTCTAGCTAGGGAATTCTTTGCTGACGAGACTGCGCTTATCAAGATAGACATGAGCGAGTTTGGCGAAAAGCATACCGCTTCACGGATGATCGGCGCTCCAGCGGGCTACGTTGGTTACGAAGAAGGTGGTGAGCTGACTGAAAGAGTTAGACGCAGACCATACTCTCTCTTGCTCTTTGACGAGATAGAGAAAGCCCACCCAGATATCTTCAACCTGCTCCTTCAAATATTGGAAGACGGTTATCTAACAGACGCAAAAGGTAGGCGTGTCGACTTCAGAAACACCATCGTCATCCTCACGAGCAACATCGGCGCAGAGAAGCTCCAGAAAGAGGCAGCACTTGGCTTCCGATCACGTGCGAGTGATGCCGACCCAACCGTTGTCCTTGGTGAGTACCGCGAGGAACAAGCGCTCAATGAGCTAAAAAATCTGATGAGACCCGAATTACTCAACAGGTTCGATAAGATCGTGGTCTTCGACTCGCTCACTATGAACGACGTAAAAGCCATCTTAGACCTGCAGTTGGGCGATCTCTCTAAGCGTCTTGCAGACAGAGGGATTACGATTAAAGTTCAAACCTCGGCTAAAGAAGCACTCATCGCTAAGGGATACGACCAGGCGAATGGCGTACGCTCGCTGCGCAGGGTCATAGAAGAAGAGCTTGAGGATGTCATCGCCGATGGCATCTTATCCGATGCCTACCAGTTCGGATCAGAGATCAAGATCGCACATCGTAAAGAGGGATTTGTCTTTGACGCCGCAGCCGCGTTAAGATAAGCACAGCATGAAGTGGTTTCAGACACGAACGAGGGTGCTCAGTGCATGCTTAGCAATCCTAGTTGTGCTACTGGCTGGTGTCTACTATTTTCAGAATATCGAAGACTGGTGGTCACTACAGGGCTATACTCCGTCAACGGCCATTAAGACTTTGGCGCAGGATGACACGATGACACCACAGGCGCAGCATCTTTTCTATGTCGCCAATGCCACAGTAGACTCACGGCAGGTCTTTAACGCCCACTGTTCCAACAAAGGCGACAACACGATCGTTCTCGGCTGTTACACAGGTGGCACCAACGGCATCATCTACATCTATGATGTAACCCAGCCGCAGCTCAATGGAATCCAGCAAGTGACTGCGGCTCACGAGATGCTACACGTTGTCTATGCCCGCCTTGGTTCCCAGAAAACGTCAGTTGATAATCTTCTCCGAGCACAGATGAAGGAGACGACCGATCCACGGTTGCTACAGTTAGAGAGTATTTACAGCACCACTGAACCGGGTGAACTCCTTGACGAGATGTTTTCAGTCTTTGGCACACAAGTCGCCACACTCAACCCAGATCTCCAGGCTATCTATAACCAGTACTTTACGAACCGACAGGTACTGGTTAACTATACGGCCGCATATGTCGGACTCTTCCAACAGAACAATGCCGAGATAGTGAGCATCGACAGTCAGCTCAAGACACTCAACACAACTATCCAGAGCGACAATGCCCAACTTACTAGCCAACAACAAGGTATTACTAGTATGGCTCAGACCATGAACGGTCTCAAAAGCTCGGGCCAAGTCGGCCCATACAATCAAGACGTCGGGCCGTATAACCAGAAAGTAGATACCTTTAACTCCCTATTAACCACTGATCAGCAGTTGATCAATCAGTACAACCAGCTCGTTGCCCAGCGTAATCAAATCGCAACAGCCACCAACCAACTCAATAACGACCTGAACAGCCGATTCACAACGCTTTCGGCTCAAGGACAGTAGTTATGGCTAAGATCCCACAGTTTGTCTGCCAAGAATGCGGAGCGCTTCACACCAAGTGGTCGGGTAGATGTGATAAGTGTGGCCAATGGAACTCACTAATCGAAAATACTCAGCTTAGCGAGAAAGAATTGACGGCACAAGGCAGATCTCTAACCACCACTCCAGTCAATAAGGTATCGACTCGGGATAGCCTGCAGAAGCGGATTATCACAGGTTTAAAGGAGATCGATACCGTCTTTGGTGGCGGGTTGGTGCCAGATAGTGTCACGCTACTCGCGGGACAGCCAGGCATAGGTAAATCAACGCTTCTGATGCAAATCGCCGGAGAGTGTGCCAAGAAGCAGAAGGTCCTCTACGTGAGCGGCGAGGAGTCGGTTTCTCAGGTCCACGAGCGTGCCTCGCGGCTTGGTGTGGCATCTTCAAGTAATCTCATGCTGGCAAGTAGCACATCGGCCGACGATATCGCCCACACGATTGCTGATGGGGAGTACGGCGTTGTCATTGTTGACTCCATACAGACCATCTCGCTTGGCTCAGTTGCTTCGAATGCCGGCAGCATAAGCCAGGTGACCAACTGTGCCAGCCTTCTGACTCAGATAGCTAAACGACACCATAGCGCCCTCATTCTGGTCGGGCATGTGACAAAAGAGGGGAGTATAGCGGGTCCGAAAGTCCTTGAACACCTCGTTGATGTGGTCCTGCACCTCGAAGGTGACGTCTACGGTGGTTTTAAGATTTTAAGGGCTGCCAAGAACCGCTACGGTTCTACGCAGGAGACTGCCATTCTCGAGATGGCCGAGGATGGCCTCCGGGCCGTTCTCAATCCCTCTAAAGCACTCCTCGCCGAGAGACAGGTGACCGATGGTTCGGTTGTCTTAGCCACTATCGAGGGAAGCAGGCCGCTTTTAGTCGAGGTTCAGGCATTAATTAACAGATCTAATTTCGGCTACCCGAAGCGGACAGCCTCTGGTTTCGATATGAACCGTTTAACGTTGCTAGTTGCAGTTCTTGAGCGCCGTACGAGCCTCAGCTTGAGCGATATGGATATCTATATCAATATAGTAGGTGGTATGAGGTTAAATGATCCAGCCGCGGATCTGGCCGTCTGTATGGCTATCGCTTCGTCAGCACGCCAGATGAAGCTGCCTGAGTCGTACGTCGTAGCGGGAGAAGTGGGCTTGAGTGGTGAAATACGTCGTGTACCGTTTATTGAAAGTCGTTGCCGTGAGGCGGCCAAGGCGGGCTTTAAAACCCTCATTGGGCCAAACTACGGGTCTAAATACACCCATCTAGCTCCGACCAAGAATCTGAGGGACGCCCTCAATACTTATCTCAAATCAACCAAAAAGGAAATTTAATATGTTACCAATCTTAATCATTGACTCAGTTCTTCTAGTCCTCGTGCTTGTCAGACTTCTAATGATGGAGAAACCTGGCTCGTCTGGCCCTAAGACGATTGGCCTAAGAAAGCGTGAGGTCATCATCGACTCTTGCGGCCTTATAGATGGCCGGATAGTCGATCTAGCCCGCGCGGGCTTCGTGCCAGACAGGCTAATCATTCCAAGCACTGTTATTGACGAGCTTCAATTGCTTGCCGATCACGGAGATTCACATAAGCGCGAACGAGCCCGCTATGGTCTTGATGTGGCCAAGCAACTTCAAGAGATCTCAGGCGCTACCATACTCAAAGATGGTGGCTCACTTCAGGCTGGACCGGTTGACGCCCAACTCGTCGCTCTCGCCAAAAAACGA includes:
- the radA gene encoding DNA repair protein RadA produces the protein MAKIPQFVCQECGALHTKWSGRCDKCGQWNSLIENTQLSEKELTAQGRSLTTTPVNKVSTRDSLQKRIITGLKEIDTVFGGGLVPDSVTLLAGQPGIGKSTLLMQIAGECAKKQKVLYVSGEESVSQVHERASRLGVASSSNLMLASSTSADDIAHTIADGEYGVVIVDSIQTISLGSVASNAGSISQVTNCASLLTQIAKRHHSALILVGHVTKEGSIAGPKVLEHLVDVVLHLEGDVYGGFKILRAAKNRYGSTQETAILEMAEDGLRAVLNPSKALLAERQVTDGSVVLATIEGSRPLLVEVQALINRSNFGYPKRTASGFDMNRLTLLVAVLERRTSLSLSDMDIYINIVGGMRLNDPAADLAVCMAIASSARQMKLPESYVVAGEVGLSGEIRRVPFIESRCREAAKAGFKTLIGPNYGSKYTHLAPTKNLRDALNTYLKSTKKEI
- a CDS encoding ATP-dependent Clp protease ATP-binding subunit, with protein sequence MAAQNELDEFYHLLTDNARLSLRQAEGIAHKLGSAYIGTEHILLGIMAQSSSIAAKMLAVSGATYDRAKLALNLTPKALTIGAPGSSAKGLSETAKLTLRLSVDVAQEFHQDMCGTEHITYTILTQKNARATVLLQDMNVNVDALISELEDYLGRQQYEHEQSSVQLDKRRTKKKRLLEYFGVNMTILAREGKLDPVVGRQEQISRIVTILGRRTKNNPVLIGEPGVGKTAIVEGLAQRIADEEVPERLLQKQVIMLDLASMIAGTKYRGEFEERLRHIIDEIVEDDRVIVFIDELHLLVGAGAAEGAIDAANIFKPALARGKLQLIGATTLDEYKKHIEKDTAFERRLQPIQVPEPTIEETIEILKGLKKQYEIHHHVQINDEVIKTAAEMASRYISDRFMPDKAIDLIDEAASRVRIERGRSSPEISKLKRELTHLNDLMEEAASDENYERAARYKMRISQIKTRLTEKRARRSQPLNISDDDIAKTVAIMTGVPVKRVIRSEARELLHLEDRLSKSLIGQKTAVSSVARAIRRTRSGITQKNRPIGSFIFLGPTGVGKTELARVLAREFFADETALIKIDMSEFGEKHTASRMIGAPAGYVGYEEGGELTERVRRRPYSLLLFDEIEKAHPDIFNLLLQILEDGYLTDAKGRRVDFRNTIVILTSNIGAEKLQKEAALGFRSRASDADPTVVLGEYREEQALNELKNLMRPELLNRFDKIVVFDSLTMNDVKAILDLQLGDLSKRLADRGITIKVQTSAKEALIAKGYDQANGVRSLRRVIEEELEDVIADGILSDAYQFGSEIKIAHRKEGFVFDAAAALR